The following coding sequences lie in one Glycine soja cultivar W05 chromosome 16, ASM419377v2, whole genome shotgun sequence genomic window:
- the LOC114391184 gene encoding developmentally-regulated G-protein 2-like, translating to MGIIEKIKEIEAEMARTQKNKATEYHLGQLKAKIAKLRTQLLEPPKGSSGGGEGFEVTKFGHGRVALIGFPSVGKSTLLTMLTGTHSEAASYEFTTLTCIPGIIHYNDTKIQLLDLPGIIEGASEGKGRGRQVIAVAKSSDIVLMVLDASKSEGHRQILTKELEAVGLRLNKRPPQIYFKKKKTGGISFNSTLPLTHVDEKLCYQILHEYKIHNAEILFREDATVDDLIDVIEGNRKYMKCVYVYNKIDVIGIDDVDRLARQPNSVVISCNLKLNLDRLLARMWDEMGLVRVYTKPQGQQPDFGDPVVLSADRGGCTVEDFCNHIHRSLVKDVKYVLVWGISARHYPQHCGLSHNLRDEDVVQIVKKKEKEEGGRGRFKSHSNAPARISDREKKAPLKT from the exons ATGGGTATCATTGAAAAGATCAAAGAAATTGAAGCCGAGATGGCTCGGACCCAGAAAAACAAAGCCACAG AGTATCATCTCGGGCAGCTCAAGGCAAAAATAGCAAAACTGAGGACACAATTATTGGAGCCTCCAAAA GGTTCTAGTGGAGGTGGAGAAGGATTTGAAGttacaaaatttggtcatgGACGTGTTGCACTGATTGGATTTCCAAG TGTGGGGAAGTCTACTCTTTTGACAATGTTAACGGGCACACATTCTGAAGCTGCATCTTATGAGTTTACAACTTTGACCTGTATTCCTGGGATTATACACTATAATGATACTAAAATTCAGTTACTTGATCTTCCTGGAATTATTGAAGGTGCTTCTGAAGGCAAGGGACGTGGAAGACAG GTTATTGCTGTTGCTAAATCTTCTGACATAGTATTGATGGTTCTTGATGCTTCCAAA AGTGAGGGTCATAGGCAAATATTGACCAAAGAGCTGGAAGCTGTGGGTTTGCGGTTAAACAAGAGACCACCTCAG atatattttaaaaagaaaaagacaggGGGCATTTCATTCAACAGCACTTTGCCTTTGACTCATGTGGATGAGAAGCTTTGTTATCAGATTCTGCACGAGTACAAAATTCACAATGCAGAG ATCCTTTTCCGTGAGGATGCCACAGTGGATGATCTCATAGATGTCATTGAAGGAAACCGGAAATACATGAAGTGTGTATATGTCTACAACAAGATAGATGTTATTGGTATTGATGATGTGGACAGATTAGCCCGCCAACCAAATTCTGTTGTCATTAGCTGCAATTTGAAG CTGAACTTAGACAGACTGCTTGCAAGGATGTGGGATGAAATGGGTCTGGTTAGAGTTTACACAAAACCACAAGGCCAGCAGCCCGATTTTGGCGATCCTGTGGTTCTTTCTGCT GATAGAGGTGGCTGTACTGTAGAAGACTTCTGCAACCATATACACAGAAGTTTGGTGAAGGATGTGAAGTATGTTCTGGTCTGGGGTATTAGTGCAAGGCACTACCCACAACATTGTGGTCTTAGTCATAATCTTCGTGACGAAGATGTGGTTCAGATTGTTAAGAAAAAG GAAAAGGAAGAGGGAGGAAGGGGACGATTTAAATCACATTCCAATGCTCCTGCTAGGATATCTGACAGAGAGAAGAAGGCACCACTGAAGACATAA
- the LOC114389055 gene encoding protein ELF4-LIKE 4-like translates to MDGDIFGELGNSTQVDSRLLQVFQKSLLQAQDILNQNRLLINEINQNHESKMPDNLSRNVGLIRELNSNIRRVVDLYADLSNSFTKSREASSEGDSSGTLKSDGKVNQKRIRSS, encoded by the coding sequence ATGGACGGTGATATATTTGGAGAATTAGGCAATTCAACTCAAGTAGATAGCAGGCTTCTACAGGTATTTCAAAAGAGCTTATTGCAAGCTCAAGATATTTTGAATCAGAATCGGTTGCTGATCAATGAGATAAACCAAAACCATGAGTCCAAGATGCCTGATAATCTGAGTAGAAATGTGGGTTTGATTAGAGAGCTCAATAGCAATATCAGAAGGGTGGTTGATCTCTATGCTGATCTCTCTAATTCCTTTACCAAGTCCAGAGAAGCTTCTTCTGAAGGTGACTCCTCTGGGACTCTGAAGTCTGATGGAAAAGTCAACCAGAAGAGAATTAGATCCAGCTGA